A single window of Neospora caninum Liverpool complete genome, chromosome XII DNA harbors:
- a CDS encoding putative zinc finger (CCCH type) protein yields MESSSTRRDTVPGTDVHDHRFKIYKIQFCRFALAGRCRRGSSCTFAHSLEDLRVRPLMKKTKICAAWRKKACPFDDESCKFAHGAGDLQKGKPALCELFRAGKCHKGAQCRFAHHVDEISTDFAPHTADALQRALPKNLTDPPLLKRLLFPRTPNSRSPVSAEDGLCARLGREPESGRGLLGASEDREKRGDERGKGVCGASLSLEAERLRDRSLLSSGLGPGAGHGRNRLPLVCDSEGKELRDRTTETQSGDPDPRLAPSPCSFRSSRSCSFGFSSPASKRRAKLARGARGTRGARAASFENTGPGAGILACSSAPSLPLLMEMSPSPVSLLANPYAPTCDKGDDREAESRGEDQDPFPFPGPLSAPQVADPCEKRGALLDNPAPLHTHPSPPFASVSCPLPRRDPRKSEGEKGLSALRPDEASASAGLKAHSPKGRSASSEAAGETQGTRPSSASPPSISAPGFFLSRSSKGAPPAYDGTTWPLPPQAVWTPAQDRPLPPAASFPACPPPAPPHVFAQVGSDCAPPLSATHRPGPPAPPHSTGQAARASLGDADMDSAFSPLSASSKKAQSSPRKKRAEGLGCGRDPSGHGDLSASSRAPLPPPSAASPLAAFPSFPSSLPPSAAVSLPSRRPGRGLVPDASSRAAEGAVYGHPVLSSVAFQAPGASPKGTACTHPQPAFVHPQPRSPGSKKEKEERKISHASSPADPDAPLYGGKNVTGNSPPQPRGPLEGVPSPSRTSFSPCSPASPMICFGSGTTRILPPTSPAPYSGASGAVRLDGAASEGTGDLSGEPARLPGGAVCFGNLGPDVSAGKESSRLAPPPVQIPLLPSWSPLVSHRPLSSPSPSCSSSSPSFASCSPSLSALTSFSRLSTASQACLSAGSSASRSCHAASPPACSPSASLPPGCASPLSPPSAAYALPLLPVGGRRVSKAEEMRGREVEPRGGPLSRREEAVPGECVREAGVGFEAEKCAPGWGVPEKSGRDKHAALRHSRSRAHTDSPGKGDVNAPLRLKNEDPTNPQVDGDGEAACSGVVPGPCPPWKSLSPCNAFLMSSGAPPVSLLCLSTAPSPPPLSPPFLNSGEADEAALLSPSTLPPYPPQILAGALSLGVSPGHPYPFAYPSSPAYPSAPPACAPFSLPSLLSSYLPPSHPQSFSLCQNEPNFSSLTSSLSSASLSSLPPHFFFPPSTGPPFYGCPALAGQPYPTQAPPAFLHSLPKEAASAPPAPPEFPPEPLSSPFLNEFPPDGCAHAEDAFAGGARGPASSSPRPGASLGETDASPAGEGEREPSASASSLAPPLHRSSLRLPSLLVSQGPAEGGAEDCHPGSARKTDFWGPESKDACNAGRSSGVHTPQLSMDRREGERDRSHPPTGMRLPAKALPRKRASWCTAEPERCLLSQTEREGRDKERNCAPAASARTGDGNASFDQAGQADARSLRGDTADFHRAQVLGEEETSRVSGQLEKLPNGIHLATAREEQSARDEANCFRFEDRPTRQGDFHGDEKVCSPVPQPDLSYLDMISVLRLQQPHMPQILQCFAPVQYED; encoded by the exons ATGGAGTCTTCCAGCACGCGGCGAGACACCGTGCCCGGCACGGATGTTCACGATCATCGCTTCAA AATCTACAAGATCCAGTTTTGCCGGTTCGCGCTCGCGGGACGATGCAGACGCGGCAGCTCGTGCACCTTTGCGCACTCGCTCGAAGACTTGCGCGTTCGGCCGCTcatgaagaagacgaaaatcTGCGCTGcctggaggaagaaggcatgCCCCTTCGACGATGAGTCTTGCAAATTCGCGCACGGCGCGGGGGACCTTCAAAAGGGGAAGCCTGCGCTTTGCGAGTTGTTCCGGGCTG GAAAGTGCCACAAAGGAGCCCAGTGTCGCTTTGCGCACCATGTGGACGAAATTAGCACAGATTTTGCTCCGCATACAGCCGACGCTTTGCAGCGGGCGCTGCCGAAGAATCTGACCGATCCGCCGCTCCTGAAGCGTCTGCTGTTTCCGCGCACGCCGAACTCGAGGTCTCCGGTTTCTGCTGAAGATGGCCTCTGTGCCCGTCTGGGGCGCGAGCCGGAGAGCGGCCGGGGCCTCCTGGGAGCTTCCGAAGAccgcgaaaagagaggcgacgagcgcgGGAAGGGCGTTTGTggggcgtctctgtctctcgaggcAGAGCGGCTGCGAGATCGCTCGCTCCTTTCTTCGGGCCTCGGGCCTGGGGCGGGTCACGGCAGGAACCGGCTTCCCCTGGTCTGCGAttcagaagggaaagaactCCGAGATAGAACGACAGAGACTCAGAGCGGGGACCCAGAtccgcgcctcgccccgtcTCCCTGCTCTTTTCGGTCTTCCCGGTCGTGCTCTTtcggcttttcttctccggctTCAAAACGAAGAGCGAAGCTCGCGCGCGGGGCCCGCGGGACGCGCGGGGCGCGTGCGGCGAGCTTCGAGAATACAGGCCCCGGCGCCGGGATCCTCGCCTGCTCTTCTGctccctcgctgcctctgctgATGGAGatgtcgccctcgccggtttcgcttctcgcgaaTCCGTATGCGCCCACCTGCGACAAAGGCGACGACCGCGAAGCGGAGTCTCGAGGCGAAGATCAAgatccttttccttttcctggcCCTTTGTCAGCCCCGCAGGTTGCCGACCCCTGCGAGAAGCGCGGGGCGCTGCTGGACAATCCGGCTCCGCTCCACACGCATCCCTCGCCCCCattcgcttccgtctcctgtcccttgCCGAGGCGAGACCccaggaagagcgaaggcgagaaaggcttGTCTGCTCTGCGGCCCGACGAagcctcggcctccgcggGGCTGAAGGCACACAGTCCGAAAGGAcgttctgcgtcttctgaagcagctggagagacacaggggaCGCGgccctcttctgcttcgcctccgtccaTCTCGGCTCCGggattctttctctcgcgctcttccaaGGGCGCGCCGCCCGCTTACGACGGGACTACCTggcctctccctccgcaGGCTGTATGGACACCCGCCCAGGACCGGCCCTTGCCCCCCGCTGCCTCGTTCCCGGCTTGTCCACCACCAGCCCCTCCCCACGTCTTTGCTCAGGTCGGCTCCGACTGCGCGCCTCCACTATCTGCAACGCACCGGCCGGGTCCGCCTGCGCCTCCCCACTCGACAGGACAGGCCGCGAGGGCGTCTCTGGGCGACGCAGACATGGActctgccttttcgcctttGTCCGCTTCTTCCAAGAAGGCCCAGTCTTCGCCCCGCAAGAAAAGGGCTGAGGGTCTGGGTTGCGGCAGAGACCCGAGCGGCCACGGGGatctttccgcctcttcccgcgcgcctctccctcccccgtctgctgcctcgcctctcgctgcgttcccgtcctttccttcgtctctgccgccgtcgGCGGCTGTCTCCCTACCCTCGCGCAGGCCGGGGCGCGGGCTCGTCCCCGACGCGAGTTCGAGAGCCGCTGAGGGTgcggtgtacggacacccCGTGCTCTCTTCGGTCGCGTTCCAGGCGccaggcgcgtctccgaaAGGAACAGCGTGCACCCATCCGCAGCCCGCCTTTGTGCACCCACAGCCGCGTTCACCGGGTTccaagaaggaaaaggaagaaaggaagattTCGCACGCGTCGAGCCCTGCCGATCCAGACGCACCTCTGTACGGCGGCAAGAACGTGACTGGCAACTCGCCTCCCCAGCCGCGAGGTCCCCTCGAAGgcgttccttctccgtcccgcacttccttctctccctgctcgcctgcgtcgccgatGATCTGCTTCGGGTCGGGAACCACTCGCATCCTGCCCCCGACTTCTCCCGCCCCGTACAGTGGCGCCTCTGGCGCGGTGCGACTCGACGGCGCGGCTTCTGAGGGGACGGGCGACCTGAGTGGAGAGCCCGCACGCCTCCCCGGAGGGGCTGTGTGCTTCGGGAATCTTGGTCCCGACGTTTCCGCTGGCAAGGAGAGTTCTCGgctcgccccgccgccgGTGCAAATCCCTCTCTTGCCCTCTTGGTCTCCTCTGGTTTCTCACAGACCGCTCTCGTCCCCGTCACCTTcgtgctcttcttcctcgccctcgttcgcctcctgttcaccttctctctccgcgttaacttccttctcgcgtctctcgaccGCTTCCCAGGCGTGCCTCTCGGCGGGCTCTTCCGCCAGCCGGTCCTGCcacgcggcctcgccgccagcctgttctccctcggcgtctctccctcctggctgcgcgtcgcctctctcgccgccctccgcCGCATATGCTCTCCCGTTGCTTCCCGTAGGCGGCCGCAGGGTGTCGAAGGCGGAGGAGatgcgagggcgagaagtcGAGCCGCGTGGAGGCCCCCTgagcaggcgagaggaagccgTCCCCGGAGAGTGCGTGCGCGAAGCCGGGGTAGGGTTTGAAGCCGAGAAGTGCGCACCTGGCTGGGGTGTCCCCGAGAAATCGGGACGCGACAAACACGCGGCTCTCCGTCACAGCCGCTCCCGCGCACATACAGACAGCCCTGGGAAAGGCGACGTTAATGCGCCTCTCCGGCTCAAAAACGAAGACCCGACAAATCCGCAGGTCGATGGCGACGGGGAAGCAGCCTGTTCCGGCGTTGTGCCGGGGCCTTGTCCTCCCTGGAaatctctctcgccttgcaACGCATTTCTCATGTCTTCGGGAGCGCCTCCCGTGAgtttgctctgtctctccactgcaccctcgccgcctccactCTCTCCACCCTTCCTAAATTCCGGCGAGGCTGACGAGGCCGCTCTGTTATCTCCCTCGACGCTGCCTCCGTACCCTCCGCAGATTCTTGCGGGTGCACTCTCGCTCGGTGTCTCCCCAGGCCACCCGTACCCCTTTGCCtatccgtcttctccggcgtATCCCTCTGCGCCGCCCGCCTGTGCGCCCTtctcgctgccgtctctcctctcgtcctaccttcctccctctcacCCGCAGTCCTTCTCGCTGTGTCAGAACGAGCCTAACTTTTCTTCCCTGacctcgtctctgtcctccgcctcgctctcttctctccctccccacttcttcttccctccgtccACCGGACCGCCGTTCTACGGTTGCCCCGCACTCGCGGGGCAACCGTACCCCACCCAGGCCCCGCCGGCCTTCTTGCACTCTCTTCCGAAAGAAGCTGCGagcgcgccgccggcgccgccaGAGTTCCCTCCGGAACCTCTatcgtctcctttcctcaaCGAGTTCCCCCCCGACGGCTGTGCacacgcggaagacgcgttcGCTGGCGGCGCTCGCGGCCCGGCGAGTTCTTCGCCAAGACCAGGCGCTTCGCtcggagaaacagacgcatCTCCGGccggagagggggagagagaaccgtctgcttctgcttcgtccttgGCGCCTCCACTGCACCGTtcctcgctgcgtcttccgagcctcctcgtctcccaaGGCCCCGCGGAGGGCGGGGCTGAAGACTGCCACCCCGGGAGCGCGCGAAAGACAGACTTCTGGGGGCCAGAATCCAAGGACGCGTGCAACGCGGGGCGTTCttccggtgtacatacaccccagcTGTCTATGGAtcgccgcgaaggcgagagagacaggtcgCACCCTCCCACAGGGATGCGTTTGcccgcgaaggcgctgccCAGGAAACGCGCTTCCTGGTGCACGGCAGAGCCCGAGAGATGTTTGCTCTCCCAGACCGAGcgggaaggacgagacaAAGAACGGAATTGCGCTCCAGCGGCCTCGGCGAGGACTGGGGACGGAAACGCCTCGTTCGACCAGGCCGGACAGGCCGACGCGCGGAGCctccgaggagacactgcagACTTTCACAGGGCGCAAGTGCttggggaggaagagacaagcagGGTGTCTGGACAGCTCGAGAAACTACCGAATGGCATTCACCTGGCGACggccagagaagagcagtcagcgagagacgaagcgaacTGCTTTCGCTTCGAAGACCGGCCGACACGGCAGGGAGATTTCCACGGCGATGAAAAAGTCTGTTCTCCCGTCCCTCAACCGGACCTGTCCTATTTGGACATGATCTCCGTGCTCCGACTTCAACAGCCTCACATGCCTCAGATTCTGCAGTGCTTCGCCCCCGTTCAGTACGAAGACTAG